A region of Ramlibacter agri DNA encodes the following proteins:
- the mlaE gene encoding lipid asymmetry maintenance ABC transporter permease subunit MlaE yields MSWYKPADVGFAVRGKLHDYGYSARLLGRLLALGGRTLARGRLVRDQVHFLGNYSLAIIGVSGLFVGFVLALQGYYTLQRYGSAEALGLLVALSLVRELGPVVTALLFAGRAGTSLTAEIGLMKAGEQLSAMEMMAVDPVQRILAPRFWGGVITMPLLAAVFSAVGIIGGWLVGVVLIGVDPGAFWSQMQGGVDVFKDVGNGVIKSLVFGVAVTFIAVLQGYEALATPEGVARATTRTVVMSSLAVLGLDFMLTALMFSI; encoded by the coding sequence ATGAGCTGGTACAAGCCCGCCGACGTCGGCTTCGCGGTGCGCGGCAAGCTGCACGACTACGGCTACAGCGCCCGCCTGCTCGGGCGCCTGCTGGCGCTGGGCGGCCGCACGCTGGCCCGTGGCCGGCTGGTGCGCGACCAGGTCCATTTCCTCGGCAACTATTCGCTCGCCATCATCGGCGTGTCGGGCCTGTTCGTCGGCTTCGTGCTGGCGCTGCAGGGCTACTACACGCTGCAGCGCTATGGCTCGGCCGAAGCGCTGGGATTGCTGGTCGCCTTGAGCCTGGTGCGCGAACTGGGTCCGGTGGTGACGGCGCTGCTCTTTGCAGGACGCGCGGGCACTTCGCTGACGGCGGAGATCGGCCTCATGAAAGCGGGCGAACAGCTTTCCGCCATGGAGATGATGGCGGTCGACCCGGTGCAGCGCATCCTGGCGCCGCGCTTCTGGGGCGGCGTGATCACTATGCCCTTGCTGGCCGCGGTCTTCAGCGCGGTCGGCATCATCGGCGGCTGGCTGGTCGGCGTGGTGCTGATCGGCGTGGACCCCGGCGCCTTCTGGAGCCAGATGCAAGGCGGGGTGGACGTGTTCAAGGACGTCGGCAACGGCGTCATCAAGAGCCTCGTGTTCGGCGTCGCGGTGACCTTCATCGCGGTGCTGCAAGGTTACGAAGCATTGGCCACACCCGAAGGCGTGGCGCGCGCGACGACGCGCACGGTCGTGATGTCCTCGCTCGCGGTGCTGGGCCTGGACTTCATGCTCACGGCCCTGATGTTCAGCATTTAG
- the mlaD gene encoding outer membrane lipid asymmetry maintenance protein MlaD — MERNKNDAWVGLFVLIGAAALIFLALQAANLLSLNFSPTYKVSARFDNIGGLKPKAAVKSAGVVVGRVEQISFDDKSFQARVDMAMDKRYQFPRDSSLKILTSGLLGEQYVGIEAGADEKALAAGDTITTTQSAVVLENLIGQFLYNKAAEGPAKK, encoded by the coding sequence ATGGAACGCAACAAGAACGATGCCTGGGTGGGCCTCTTCGTCCTCATTGGCGCCGCGGCGCTCATCTTCCTCGCGCTGCAAGCGGCGAACCTTCTGTCGCTGAACTTCTCGCCGACCTACAAGGTGAGCGCCCGTTTCGACAACATCGGCGGGCTCAAGCCCAAGGCCGCGGTCAAGAGCGCCGGCGTGGTCGTGGGCCGGGTGGAGCAGATCAGCTTCGACGACAAGAGCTTCCAGGCCCGGGTCGACATGGCCATGGACAAGCGCTACCAGTTCCCCAGGGACAGCTCGCTGAAGATCCTGACCAGCGGCCTCCTGGGTGAGCAATATGTGGGAATCGAGGCGGGCGCTGACGAAAAGGCCCTCGCCGCAGGCGATACCATTACGACAACCCAATCCGCCGTGGTCCTGGAAAACCTGATCGGCCAGTTCCTCTACAACAAGGCGGCGGAGGGGCCCGCCAAGAAATGA
- a CDS encoding MlaA family lipoprotein gives MRTTVRALALAAALLALGGCATVRTPSPEDPWEGMNRATTQFNEGVDAVVLKPAATAYQKFIPAPVRTGVSNFFGNIGDAWSFVNSALQFKMRDAADNFARVQLNTVWGVFGIFDVASDANIERHREDFGQTLGRWGVGSGPYLVLPILGPSTLRDTVALPVDWKGDLTYMIRPISARNITYGVRAVNTRATLLRASSVLDEAALDKYSFTRDAFLQRRRAQIYEPDDPRREVPPPLPDESKSPATTVPNPEGQPPAQPAR, from the coding sequence ATGAGAACCACAGTCCGCGCGCTCGCCCTCGCCGCTGCCCTGCTTGCCCTGGGCGGCTGCGCCACCGTCCGTACCCCCAGCCCCGAAGATCCGTGGGAGGGGATGAACCGCGCCACCACCCAGTTCAACGAGGGCGTGGACGCGGTCGTGCTGAAACCCGCAGCCACGGCGTACCAGAAATTCATTCCGGCGCCGGTGCGCACCGGCGTCTCCAACTTCTTCGGCAACATCGGCGACGCCTGGTCCTTCGTGAACAGCGCCCTGCAGTTCAAGATGCGCGACGCCGCTGACAACTTTGCACGGGTTCAGCTGAATACCGTGTGGGGCGTGTTCGGCATCTTCGACGTGGCGAGCGACGCCAACATCGAGCGCCATCGCGAGGACTTCGGCCAGACCCTGGGCAGATGGGGCGTGGGTTCCGGCCCGTACCTGGTGCTGCCTATCCTTGGCCCGTCCACCCTGCGCGACACGGTGGCGCTGCCGGTGGACTGGAAGGGGGACCTCACCTACATGATCCGTCCCATTTCCGCGCGTAACATCACGTATGGCGTGCGTGCGGTGAACACGCGCGCCACGCTGCTGCGGGCCAGCAGCGTGCTGGATGAAGCGGCGCTGGACAAGTACAGCTTCACCCGTGACGCCTTCCTGCAGCGCCGCCGCGCCCAGATCTACGAGCCGGACGATCCGCGCCGGGAAGTCCCGCCGCCGCTGCCGGACGAGAGCAAGTCGCCGGCGACGACCGTGCCCAACCCCGAAGGACAACCGCCAGCCCAGCCGGCGCGTTGA
- a CDS encoding MlaC/ttg2D family ABC transporter substrate-binding protein, which translates to MNRRTLGRLAAAFLALSLGVLPLARAADEGPDVLIKRLSDDVLGQLKNDKAVQSGNIQAVSAIVDAKIMPHVNFQRMTASAVGPAWRQATPDQQARLQAEFKTLLLRTYAGALTQVADETINVKPLRAQPTDTDVVVRTEVRGRGDPIQLDYRLEKTDGGWKIYNLNVLGVWLVETYRSQFAQEVNARGIDGLIASLEQRNKANAAGVAKKG; encoded by the coding sequence ATGAACCGACGTACCCTGGGCCGCCTCGCGGCCGCCTTCCTGGCCCTGTCGCTGGGCGTGCTGCCGCTGGCGCGCGCCGCCGACGAAGGCCCCGACGTGCTGATCAAGCGCCTGTCGGACGACGTGCTGGGCCAGTTGAAGAACGACAAGGCGGTGCAGTCCGGCAACATCCAGGCCGTGTCCGCCATCGTGGACGCGAAGATCATGCCGCACGTGAACTTCCAGCGCATGACGGCCTCCGCCGTCGGCCCGGCCTGGCGCCAGGCCACGCCGGACCAGCAGGCCCGCCTGCAGGCGGAGTTCAAGACGCTGCTGCTGCGCACCTACGCCGGCGCGCTGACGCAGGTGGCGGACGAGACCATCAACGTCAAGCCGCTGCGCGCCCAGCCCACGGACACCGACGTCGTGGTGCGCACCGAAGTGCGTGGCCGCGGCGACCCGATCCAGCTCGATTACCGGCTGGAGAAGACCGACGGCGGCTGGAAGATCTACAACCTGAACGTGCTGGGCGTGTGGCTGGTGGAAACCTACCGCAGCCAGTTCGCGCAGGAAGTCAATGCCCGCGGCATCGACGGCCTGATCGCTTCGCTGGAACAGCGCAACAAGGCCAACGCCGCCGGCGTCGCCAAGAAGGGCTGA
- a CDS encoding STAS domain-containing protein, translated as MLVLPAELTHAQAAACARMLSQALRSQPGPTAVADASALQHFDSSALAVLLDCRRDALALGKGFAVSGLAPKLRELASLYGVGELLPAAP; from the coding sequence GTGCTGGTCCTCCCGGCTGAACTGACGCACGCGCAGGCGGCCGCCTGCGCCCGCATGCTGTCGCAGGCGCTGCGCTCGCAGCCGGGCCCCACCGCGGTGGCCGACGCCTCCGCGCTGCAGCACTTCGATTCTTCCGCGCTGGCCGTGCTGCTCGATTGCCGGCGCGACGCGCTGGCGCTGGGCAAGGGCTTCGCTGTCAGCGGCCTGGCGCCCAAGCTGCGCGAACTGGCCTCGTTGTACGGCGTCGGCGAACTGCTGCCAGCCGCGCCATAA
- a CDS encoding ABC transporter ATP-binding protein, which translates to MPAISFQSVSKTYSTSRGSFQALDGVSFDIEEGEFFGLLGPNGAGKTTLISILAGLVRASAGKVLVRGHDVQADYAQARRQLGVVPQELVFDPFFTVREALRIQSGYFGVKNNDAWIDELLTSLGLADKANSNMRQLSGGMKRRVLVAQALVHRPPVIVLDEPTAGVDVELRQTLWQFIARLNKEGHAVLLTTHYLEEAEALCSRIAMLKTGRVVALERTSDLLKAASSNVLRFKVDGPLPPAFEGKARVTGRIVQLPAHDAHEIENYLAVIRQAGLRVEDVEIRKADLEDVFLDVMSEKGQEAVA; encoded by the coding sequence ATGCCCGCCATCTCCTTCCAGAGCGTCTCCAAGACCTACAGTACCTCCCGCGGCAGTTTCCAGGCCCTGGACGGCGTCTCCTTCGATATCGAGGAAGGCGAGTTCTTCGGCTTGCTGGGGCCCAACGGCGCAGGCAAGACCACCCTGATCAGCATCCTCGCCGGCCTGGTGCGCGCCAGTGCAGGCAAGGTGCTGGTGCGCGGCCACGACGTGCAGGCCGACTACGCGCAGGCGCGCCGCCAGCTCGGGGTCGTGCCGCAGGAACTGGTGTTCGACCCCTTCTTCACCGTGCGGGAAGCACTGCGCATCCAGTCCGGCTATTTCGGCGTGAAGAACAACGACGCCTGGATCGACGAACTGCTCACGAGCCTCGGCCTCGCCGACAAGGCCAACAGCAACATGCGCCAGCTGTCCGGCGGCATGAAGCGCCGCGTGCTGGTCGCGCAGGCGCTGGTGCATCGTCCGCCCGTGATCGTGCTGGACGAGCCTACCGCCGGCGTGGACGTGGAGCTGCGCCAGACCCTGTGGCAGTTCATCGCCCGCCTCAACAAGGAAGGCCACGCGGTGCTGCTCACCACGCACTACCTCGAAGAGGCGGAAGCCCTGTGCAGCCGCATCGCCATGCTCAAGACCGGCCGCGTCGTGGCGCTGGAACGTACCAGCGACCTGCTGAAGGCGGCTTCCAGCAACGTGTTGCGCTTCAAGGTCGATGGCCCGCTGCCGCCTGCCTTCGAAGGCAAGGCGCGCGTCACCGGCCGCATCGTGCAGCTGCCCGCGCATGACGCCCACGAGATCGAGAACTACCTGGCCGTGATCCGCCAGGCCGGACTGCGGGTGGAGGACGTCGAGATCCGCAAGGCGGACCTGGAAGACGTGTTCCTCGACGTCATGTCCGAGAAGGGCCAGGAGGCCGTGGCATGA
- a CDS encoding ABC transporter permease, protein MTGWQTLLYKESLRFWKVGFQTVAAPVLTALLYLLIFGHVLSDRVKVYDSINYTAFLVPGLVMMSVLQNAFANSSSSLIQSKIMGNLVFVLLTPLSHWSWFIAYVGSSIARGLCVGFGVLLVTVWFTHLSFAAPLWILVFALLGAGLMGALGLIAGLWAEKFDQMAAFQNFIIMPMTFLSGVFYSIHSLPPVWQRVSHLNPFFYMIDGFRYGFFGVSDVSPWMSLGIVGSAMLVVGAIAVHLLRIGYKIRS, encoded by the coding sequence ATGACCGGCTGGCAAACCCTCCTGTACAAGGAAAGCCTGCGCTTCTGGAAGGTCGGTTTCCAGACCGTCGCCGCGCCGGTGCTGACGGCATTGCTGTACCTGCTGATCTTCGGCCACGTGCTGTCCGACCGCGTGAAGGTCTACGACAGCATCAACTACACCGCCTTCCTGGTGCCGGGCCTGGTGATGATGAGCGTGCTGCAGAACGCCTTCGCCAACAGCTCCTCCTCGCTGATCCAGAGCAAGATCATGGGCAACCTGGTCTTCGTGCTGCTGACGCCGCTGTCGCACTGGAGCTGGTTCATCGCCTACGTCGGCTCGTCGATCGCGCGCGGCCTGTGCGTGGGCTTCGGCGTGCTGCTGGTGACCGTGTGGTTCACGCACCTGAGTTTCGCCGCGCCGCTGTGGATCCTGGTGTTCGCGCTGCTGGGCGCCGGCCTCATGGGCGCGCTGGGGCTCATCGCGGGCCTGTGGGCCGAGAAGTTCGACCAGATGGCGGCCTTCCAGAACTTCATCATCATGCCGATGACCTTCCTGTCCGGCGTGTTCTATTCCATCCACTCGCTGCCGCCGGTGTGGCAGCGCGTCAGCCACCTCAACCCGTTCTTCTACATGATCGACGGCTTCCGCTACGGCTTCTTCGGCGTCAGCGACGTCTCGCCGTGGATGAGCCTGGGCATCGTGGGCAGCGCCATGCTGGTGGTCGGCGCGATCGCCGTGCACCTGCTTCGCATCGGCTACAAAATCCGTTCATGA
- a CDS encoding BolA family protein produces MTAEELKSIIASSLACDHLEVEGDGRHWQALIVSAEFAGLRPVQRHQRVYKTLGARMHTDEVHALSMKTFTPAEWATQSH; encoded by the coding sequence ATGACCGCCGAAGAACTGAAATCCATCATCGCCTCCAGCCTCGCCTGCGACCACCTCGAGGTGGAAGGCGACGGCCGCCACTGGCAGGCGCTGATCGTGTCAGCGGAGTTCGCCGGCTTGCGTCCGGTCCAGCGCCACCAGCGCGTGTACAAGACCCTGGGTGCGAGAATGCACACCGACGAGGTGCATGCCTTGTCGATGAAGACATTCACGCCCGCCGAATGGGCCACCCAATCTCACTGA
- the murA gene encoding UDP-N-acetylglucosamine 1-carboxyvinyltransferase — MDKLLIRGGRPLTGEVRISGAKNAALPELCAALLTAEPVTLQNIPRLQDVATMLKLIRNMGATADFSNDGTVVLKSHELHFPEAPYEMVKTMRASVLALGPLLARFGEATVSLPGGCAIGARPVDQHIKGLQKMGAEIVIEHGYMIARLPKGWTRLKGASIRTDMITVTGTENFMMAAALAEGETILENPAREPEITDLGEMLIAMGAQVEGHGTDRIRIQGVEKLHGATHRVVSDRIECGTFLCAVAATGGDVFVRDGRVEHLDVVIDLLRAAGAEIQAVEGGIRVKSQGRLAAQSFKTTEYPGFPTDMQAQFMALNCVSEGDAKVSETIFENRFMHVSELMRMGAHISVDGRTAVTHGVERLSGATVMATDLRASASLVIAGLVAEGDTLVDRIYHLDRGYEQMEAKLRALGADIERVK, encoded by the coding sequence ATGGACAAGCTCTTGATCCGCGGCGGCCGGCCGCTAACCGGCGAAGTGCGCATTTCCGGCGCCAAGAACGCGGCGCTGCCCGAACTGTGCGCCGCGCTGCTGACCGCGGAACCGGTGACCCTGCAGAACATTCCGCGCCTGCAGGACGTCGCGACCATGCTCAAGCTGATCCGCAACATGGGCGCGACGGCGGACTTCAGCAACGACGGCACCGTGGTGCTGAAGTCGCACGAGCTGCATTTCCCGGAAGCGCCCTACGAGATGGTGAAGACCATGCGCGCCTCCGTGCTGGCGCTGGGCCCGCTGCTGGCGCGCTTCGGCGAAGCCACGGTGTCGCTGCCCGGCGGCTGCGCCATCGGCGCGCGGCCCGTCGACCAGCACATCAAGGGCCTGCAGAAGATGGGCGCCGAGATCGTCATCGAGCACGGCTACATGATCGCGCGCCTGCCCAAGGGCTGGACGCGGCTGAAGGGCGCGAGCATCCGGACCGACATGATCACGGTGACCGGCACCGAGAACTTCATGATGGCCGCGGCGCTGGCCGAAGGCGAGACCATCCTCGAGAACCCGGCGCGCGAACCCGAGATCACCGACCTCGGCGAGATGCTGATTGCCATGGGTGCCCAGGTCGAAGGCCACGGCACCGACCGCATCCGCATCCAGGGCGTCGAAAAGCTGCATGGCGCGACGCACCGCGTGGTGAGCGACCGCATCGAGTGCGGCACCTTCCTGTGCGCGGTGGCGGCCACCGGCGGCGACGTGTTCGTGCGCGACGGCCGGGTCGAACACCTGGATGTCGTCATCGACCTGCTGCGCGCCGCCGGCGCGGAGATCCAGGCGGTGGAGGGCGGCATCCGCGTCAAGTCGCAGGGCCGGCTGGCCGCCCAGAGCTTCAAGACCACCGAATATCCCGGCTTCCCCACCGACATGCAGGCGCAGTTCATGGCGCTCAACTGCGTCTCCGAGGGTGACGCCAAGGTCTCCGAGACCATCTTCGAGAACCGCTTCATGCACGTCAGCGAGCTGATGCGCATGGGCGCGCACATCAGCGTCGACGGCCGCACGGCCGTCACCCACGGCGTGGAGCGCCTGTCGGGCGCCACCGTCATGGCGACCGACCTGCGTGCCTCCGCCAGCCTGGTCATCGCCGGCCTCGTGGCCGAAGGCGACACGCTGGTCGACCGCATCTACCACCTGGACCGCGGCTACGAGCAGATGGAAGCCAAGCTGCGCGCGCTGGGCGCCGACATCGAGCGGGTGAAATGA
- the hisG gene encoding ATP phosphoribosyltransferase produces MNQITLALSKGRIFDETLPLLAAAGIEVLDDPEKSRKLILATNDPGLRVVLVRATDVPTYVQYGGADLGVTGLDTLIEHGKESGGAASGAGLYQPLDLQIAKCRVSVAVRADFDYASAVRQGSRLKVATKYVSIARDFFAAKGVHVDLIKLYGSMELAPLTGLADAIVDLVSTGGTLKANNLVEVERIMDISSRLVVNQAALKLKQDPIRRLIDVFAKTVAQKTK; encoded by the coding sequence ATGAACCAGATCACGCTGGCCCTGTCCAAGGGCCGCATCTTCGACGAGACCTTGCCGCTGCTCGCCGCCGCCGGCATCGAGGTGCTCGACGACCCGGAAAAATCGCGCAAGCTGATCCTGGCCACCAACGACCCGGGCCTGCGGGTGGTGCTGGTGCGCGCGACCGACGTGCCGACCTACGTGCAGTACGGCGGCGCCGACCTCGGCGTGACCGGCCTGGACACTCTGATCGAACACGGCAAGGAATCGGGAGGCGCCGCCAGCGGCGCTGGCCTGTACCAGCCGCTGGACCTGCAGATCGCCAAGTGCCGCGTCAGCGTCGCCGTGCGCGCCGACTTCGACTACGCCTCCGCCGTGCGCCAGGGCTCGCGCCTGAAGGTCGCCACCAAGTACGTCAGCATCGCGCGCGACTTCTTCGCCGCCAAGGGCGTGCACGTCGACCTGATCAAGCTGTATGGCTCCATGGAGCTCGCGCCCCTCACGGGCCTGGCCGACGCCATCGTGGACCTGGTGTCCACCGGCGGCACGCTCAAGGCCAACAACCTCGTGGAAGTCGAGCGCATCATGGACATCAGCTCGCGGCTGGTAGTGAACCAGGCCGCGCTGAAGCTGAAACAGGACCCCATCCGCCGCCTCATCGACGTGTTCGCCAAGACCGTCGCCCAGAAAACGAAATGA
- the hisD gene encoding histidinol dehydrogenase, with product MTFSARPLRLATTDSGFDAALAARLHWSADTDAGIEQAVADILRAVQQRGDAAVLEYTNRFDATQAKSLAELELQPAELRAAFESLPAKQRDALQAAADRVRVYHEAQKKASGESWSYRDADGTLLGQKVTPLDRVGIYVPGGKAAYPSSVLMNAIPAQVAGVGEIIMVVPTPRGEKNPLVLAAAHVAGVTRAFTIGGAQAVGALAYGTETVPRVDKVTGPGNAYVASAKRRVFGQVGIDMIAGPSEILVLADGSTPADWVAMDLFSQAEHDELAQSILLCPDAAYIEQVQVAIDRMLNEMPRAEIIAKSLNGRGALIHTRTLEEACEISNRIAPEHLEIASRDPQKWEPLLRHAGAIFLGAFTSESLGDYCAGPNHVLPTSTTARFSSPLGVYDFQKRSSLIEVSEAGAQKLGAIAAELAYGEGLQAHARAAELRLKP from the coding sequence ATGACCTTCTCCGCCCGACCCCTGCGCCTCGCCACCACCGACAGCGGCTTCGACGCCGCGCTGGCGGCGCGCCTGCATTGGTCGGCGGACACCGACGCCGGCATCGAGCAGGCGGTGGCGGACATCCTGCGCGCCGTGCAGCAGCGTGGCGACGCCGCGGTGCTGGAATACACCAACCGCTTCGACGCCACGCAGGCCAAGTCGCTGGCGGAGCTGGAACTCCAGCCGGCCGAACTGAGGGCGGCCTTCGAGTCGCTGCCCGCGAAGCAGCGCGACGCGCTGCAGGCCGCCGCCGACCGCGTGCGCGTCTACCACGAGGCGCAGAAGAAGGCCTCCGGCGAGAGCTGGAGCTACCGCGACGCCGACGGCACCTTGCTGGGGCAGAAGGTCACGCCGCTGGACCGCGTGGGCATCTACGTGCCGGGCGGCAAGGCGGCCTATCCGTCTTCCGTGCTGATGAACGCCATCCCGGCCCAGGTGGCCGGCGTGGGCGAGATCATCATGGTGGTGCCGACGCCCCGTGGCGAAAAGAACCCGCTGGTGCTGGCCGCCGCCCACGTGGCCGGCGTGACCCGCGCGTTCACCATCGGCGGCGCGCAAGCCGTCGGCGCGCTGGCCTATGGCACCGAGACCGTGCCGCGCGTGGACAAGGTCACCGGCCCGGGCAACGCCTATGTCGCCAGCGCCAAGCGCCGCGTGTTCGGCCAGGTCGGCATCGACATGATCGCCGGCCCCAGCGAGATCCTGGTGTTGGCCGACGGCAGCACGCCGGCCGACTGGGTGGCGATGGACCTGTTCTCGCAGGCCGAGCACGACGAACTGGCGCAAAGCATCCTGCTGTGCCCCGACGCCGCCTACATCGAACAGGTGCAGGTGGCGATCGATCGCATGCTTAACGAGATGCCGCGCGCGGAGATCATCGCGAAGTCGCTGAACGGCCGCGGCGCGCTGATCCACACGCGCACGCTGGAAGAGGCCTGCGAGATCAGCAACCGCATCGCGCCGGAGCACCTGGAAATCGCCAGCCGCGACCCGCAGAAGTGGGAACCGCTGCTGCGCCATGCCGGCGCCATCTTCCTGGGCGCCTTCACCAGCGAATCGCTGGGCGACTACTGCGCCGGCCCCAACCACGTGCTGCCCACCAGCACCACGGCGCGCTTCTCCAGCCCGCTGGGCGTGTACGACTTCCAGAAGCGCAGCAGCCTGATCGAGGTGAGCGAAGCCGGCGCCCAGAAGCTGGGCGCGATCGCCGCCGAACTGGCCTACGGCGAAGGCCTGCAAGCCCACGCCCGCGCGGCGGAGTTGCGGCTGAAGCCCTGA
- the hisC gene encoding histidinol-phosphate transaminase: MSARLDQIIATRIRQDVQSMHAYAVQDSRGMIKLDAMENPHRLPAQLRKELGERLAEVAINRYPGDRVGDLKQALAKHAKLPAGCDLMLGNGSDELISLLAMACDVPGATILAPVPGFVMYAMSAQLQGLKFVPVDLTPDFELDEKAMLDAIALHQPAIVYLAYPNNPTANLWNDAIIEKIVLAAPGLVVIDEAYLPFSSKSYLDRLARHEHVLLMRTLSKFGLAGVRIGYMMGRRELIAQVDKVRPPYNISVLNSEAALFALEHEDVFAQQAADLRAQRARVQDTLATLPGAQSWPSDANMILVRVPDPARTFEGMKARGVLVKNVSKMHPLLAGCLRLTVGTAEENTQMLSALQASL; the protein is encoded by the coding sequence ATGAGCGCCAGACTCGATCAAATCATCGCCACCCGCATCCGCCAGGACGTGCAGAGCATGCACGCCTATGCCGTGCAGGACTCCAGGGGCATGATCAAGCTGGATGCCATGGAGAACCCGCACCGGCTGCCGGCGCAGTTGCGCAAGGAGCTGGGCGAGCGCCTCGCCGAGGTGGCGATCAACCGCTACCCGGGCGACCGCGTCGGCGACCTGAAGCAGGCGCTGGCGAAGCACGCGAAGCTTCCGGCCGGCTGCGACCTGATGCTGGGCAACGGCTCGGACGAACTGATCTCCCTGCTGGCCATGGCCTGCGACGTGCCCGGCGCGACCATCCTGGCGCCGGTGCCCGGCTTCGTCATGTACGCGATGAGCGCACAGCTTCAGGGCCTGAAGTTCGTGCCGGTGGACCTGACGCCCGATTTCGAGCTCGATGAGAAGGCGATGCTGGACGCGATCGCGCTGCACCAGCCCGCCATCGTCTACCTGGCCTACCCGAACAACCCCACGGCCAACCTCTGGAACGACGCCATCATCGAGAAGATCGTGCTGGCCGCGCCCGGCCTGGTGGTGATCGACGAGGCCTACCTGCCCTTTTCCAGCAAGTCCTACCTGGACCGCCTGGCCAGGCACGAACACGTGCTGCTGATGCGCACCCTGTCCAAGTTCGGCCTGGCCGGCGTCCGCATCGGCTACATGATGGGCCGCCGGGAGCTGATCGCGCAGGTCGACAAGGTGCGGCCGCCCTACAACATCAGCGTGCTGAATTCCGAGGCTGCGCTGTTCGCGCTGGAGCACGAGGACGTGTTCGCGCAGCAGGCCGCCGACCTGCGGGCCCAGCGCGCCCGCGTCCAGGACACGCTGGCGACCTTGCCCGGCGCGCAGAGCTGGCCCAGCGACGCCAACATGATCCTGGTGCGCGTGCCGGACCCGGCCCGCACTTTCGAGGGCATGAAGGCCCGCGGCGTCCTGGTCAAGAACGTTTCTAAAATGCACCCATTGCTGGCCGGCTGCCTGCGCCTCACCGTCGGAACGGCGGAGGAGAACACGCAGATGCTGTCCGCGCTCCAGGCCTCCCTATGA
- the hisB gene encoding imidazoleglycerol-phosphate dehydratase HisB, whose product MNDAPPKDIGSHLRQAEVTRNTAETQITVRVDLDGTGQAKLATGIGFFDHMLDQIARHGLIDLDILAKGDLHIDGHHTVEDVGITLGQAVYQAVGDKKGIRRYGHAYVPLDEALSRVVIDFSGRPGLVMNVPFKSGMIGTFDTQLAHEFFQGFVNHAFVTLHIDNLKGENAHHQCETVFKAFARALRSALELDPRSAGTIPSTKGSL is encoded by the coding sequence ATGAACGACGCACCGCCGAAAGACATTGGAAGTCACCTCCGACAAGCGGAGGTGACCCGCAATACCGCGGAAACCCAGATCACCGTCCGTGTCGACCTCGATGGCACGGGCCAGGCGAAGCTTGCCACCGGCATCGGCTTCTTCGACCACATGCTGGACCAGATCGCCCGCCACGGGCTGATCGACCTGGACATCCTCGCCAAGGGCGACCTGCACATCGACGGCCACCACACGGTGGAAGACGTGGGCATCACGCTGGGCCAGGCCGTCTACCAGGCGGTGGGCGACAAGAAGGGCATCCGCCGCTACGGCCACGCCTACGTGCCGCTGGACGAGGCGCTGTCGCGCGTCGTCATCGATTTCTCCGGCCGGCCGGGCCTGGTCATGAACGTGCCCTTCAAGAGCGGCATGATCGGCACCTTCGACACCCAGCTGGCGCACGAGTTCTTCCAGGGCTTCGTCAACCACGCCTTCGTCACCTTGCACATCGACAACCTGAAGGGTGAGAACGCCCACCACCAGTGCGAGACGGTCTTCAAGGCCTTCGCCCGGGCGCTGCGTTCGGCGCTGGAACTCGACCCGCGTTCCGCCGGCACGATCCCGTCGACGAAGGGCTCGCTTTGA